Proteins from one Luteibaculum oceani genomic window:
- the porU gene encoding type IX secretion system sortase PorU, whose translation MSVLANSLDKWGNPFVERFIDGDEGYKDAQRKSNHTSVLSSGNWAKLRISKSGIHGISYSFLLNNGFINGPIESSKIGVFGFGASFLDYSSSVSRPADLPELPIKMLDGGDGVFGPGDKLYFYADGPTKLAINNGSPVHTSNTFSRSSYYFISSDKGTGKRLESNFETAPNNVVASMDSYVYYSFHERDLENIGRTGRRMYGEAFEFVQNQTFSIPTKTSVDGAQVNLRIAGASHSKLATSTFKFNFLGREETVTLSSISSGSYDLAHRFVKDYNLQNINNNALNVNIELIKGSGDVKAWLDYIAISYPSRELPLAGTPMLIAGTISDTGVILLQDFLNPNSEYWDISDPVNPKIIAEFDNNGFNSWFISNNKTNKIVAYDGVNSLNPIWEGRVPNQNIHEIAEVDYIIIHPTSLQAPANRLASFHQSRGLDVVTVDVNKIYTEFSSGAKSDIGIRDFLRYVWKKDTDKLKYALLLGDGSYVNLDGFEENTNLLPTYQSANSERETSSYVSDDFYGMLEDLEGGDQGINPVPGSKDIRRSDMDIAIGRFPVTTVLQANQLIDKIERYTLGSADEIYGDWRNLTAFVADDLDGNFAPTEDFHVEDANILTEWITDNYPEFYTHKFYMDAYPQVTTPGGSRYPAINKLIKDRVQDGLLLLNYTGHGGEVGWAHERILDIGTINGWTNSYKMPIMVTATCEFSKFDDYDRVSAGELCLLNPNGGAIVMLSTTRIVYADDNFRLNQDFVEQFFSRANSTGVVRIGDVYKDSKRQYVASSSVGINHLNFSLLGDPALEIAFPKHKVVTTEINDKPLNSDTLSALSVVKLKGEVRDHQDLVLTDFNGEVEVQVFDKAITQQTLGNDNPSLKKSFKVRNSLIYKGVASVNNGEFEITFVVPKDIRLNVGAGLIQYYAKSENADANGALKNINVGGISSNPLVDDQGPQIDLYLNNLDFVSGDATGENSNLLAFLSDESGINTTGAGIGHDIIAFIDGDIKNAITLNEFYKATLDTYKEGTISYPLEGVSEGSHTLTLRAWDSNNNPGEAKINFLVRNSSKPFLEELLVYPNPAADRATFEFTHNQGGYASEATLEVFDLMGRRVAGKIWKLEPQEKGTATYTWEIKSSGSNTINPGTYVYRVTLNSESGETAVKSSKLLIVR comes from the coding sequence ATGTCCGTTTTAGCTAACAGTTTGGATAAGTGGGGAAATCCTTTCGTTGAAAGGTTTATAGATGGTGATGAGGGGTATAAAGATGCGCAAAGAAAATCGAATCACACCTCTGTTTTATCCTCTGGAAATTGGGCGAAATTAAGGATTTCTAAATCTGGAATACACGGTATCTCCTACAGCTTCTTACTTAATAATGGATTTATTAACGGCCCCATTGAAAGCTCTAAAATAGGAGTTTTTGGATTTGGTGCTTCCTTTTTAGATTACAGTAGCTCAGTGTCTAGACCAGCTGATCTTCCGGAATTACCCATAAAAATGTTAGACGGAGGCGATGGGGTTTTCGGTCCTGGCGATAAATTGTACTTCTATGCCGATGGACCAACCAAATTAGCAATTAACAATGGTTCTCCTGTTCATACTTCTAACACTTTTTCCAGATCTAGCTACTACTTTATCAGCTCAGATAAAGGAACGGGTAAAAGATTAGAGAGCAACTTCGAAACCGCTCCAAATAATGTGGTAGCTAGCATGGACAGCTACGTTTATTACAGTTTTCATGAAAGAGATCTTGAAAATATTGGAAGAACGGGAAGAAGAATGTACGGAGAGGCTTTTGAGTTTGTCCAGAATCAGACTTTTTCAATTCCTACAAAGACTTCAGTCGATGGCGCCCAGGTTAACCTCAGAATAGCAGGGGCATCTCATAGTAAACTTGCTACATCTACTTTTAAATTCAATTTCTTGGGAAGGGAAGAAACGGTAACTTTATCTTCCATCTCATCTGGATCTTACGATTTGGCGCATCGCTTTGTAAAAGATTATAACCTGCAAAACATTAATAATAATGCGCTTAATGTAAATATTGAACTCATTAAAGGTTCTGGGGATGTTAAAGCTTGGTTAGATTATATCGCTATTAGCTACCCTTCTCGAGAATTGCCTTTAGCTGGTACTCCTATGCTAATTGCTGGAACCATCTCTGATACTGGGGTAATCCTTTTACAAGATTTTCTTAATCCTAACTCAGAATATTGGGATATATCGGATCCAGTAAATCCAAAAATTATTGCGGAATTTGATAACAATGGATTCAATTCTTGGTTCATTTCAAATAATAAAACCAACAAAATTGTCGCCTATGATGGGGTGAATAGCCTCAATCCAATATGGGAGGGTAGAGTACCAAATCAAAATATCCACGAAATCGCCGAGGTAGACTATATTATAATACATCCTACTTCCCTTCAGGCTCCAGCTAACCGCTTGGCTTCTTTCCACCAAAGCAGAGGACTTGATGTGGTAACAGTGGATGTGAATAAGATATACACGGAGTTTTCTTCTGGTGCTAAATCCGATATCGGAATTCGAGATTTCCTAAGATACGTTTGGAAAAAGGATACAGATAAATTGAAGTATGCGTTGCTATTAGGAGATGGATCTTACGTTAACCTGGATGGGTTCGAGGAGAATACCAACTTGCTTCCTACATACCAGTCAGCCAATAGTGAGCGAGAAACATCGTCTTATGTCTCCGATGATTTTTATGGAATGCTTGAAGATTTGGAAGGCGGAGACCAAGGGATTAATCCAGTTCCTGGAAGTAAAGACATTAGGAGATCGGATATGGATATAGCCATTGGTCGTTTTCCTGTTACCACGGTGCTACAAGCCAATCAGCTTATCGATAAGATAGAGCGCTATACCTTAGGGTCAGCCGACGAGATTTATGGAGATTGGAGGAATTTAACGGCCTTTGTTGCCGATGATTTAGACGGAAATTTTGCCCCAACCGAAGACTTCCACGTAGAAGATGCCAACATATTAACCGAGTGGATTACGGATAACTACCCAGAATTTTATACGCATAAATTTTATATGGATGCCTATCCACAAGTTACTACTCCAGGAGGATCAAGATATCCAGCTATTAATAAGTTGATTAAAGATAGAGTTCAAGACGGTTTGTTGCTGCTTAACTACACTGGACACGGAGGTGAAGTAGGCTGGGCGCACGAGCGTATTTTGGATATCGGTACCATAAATGGCTGGACCAATAGTTATAAAATGCCCATAATGGTTACGGCAACCTGCGAGTTTAGCAAGTTCGATGATTACGACCGCGTTTCGGCTGGGGAGCTATGTTTACTTAATCCAAATGGTGGGGCAATTGTAATGTTGAGTACAACAAGAATTGTGTATGCTGACGATAACTTTAGGCTAAACCAAGATTTTGTAGAGCAGTTTTTCTCGCGGGCCAATTCAACTGGTGTTGTTAGAATTGGAGATGTTTATAAAGACTCCAAAAGACAGTATGTAGCATCTTCATCGGTAGGGATAAATCATTTAAACTTTTCTCTTTTGGGAGATCCCGCATTGGAGATTGCTTTCCCTAAACATAAGGTAGTAACGACAGAAATAAATGATAAGCCTCTTAATTCGGATACTTTAAGTGCGCTATCAGTAGTGAAATTAAAAGGGGAGGTAAGAGATCATCAAGACTTAGTGCTAACTGATTTTAATGGTGAAGTAGAGGTTCAAGTATTCGATAAAGCCATAACCCAGCAAACCTTGGGGAATGATAATCCCTCTTTAAAGAAGAGTTTCAAGGTTAGAAACTCGCTGATATACAAAGGGGTGGCATCAGTGAATAACGGGGAGTTTGAAATAACCTTTGTGGTACCAAAAGATATCCGTTTAAACGTGGGTGCTGGTTTAATTCAGTACTATGCAAAAAGTGAAAACGCAGATGCAAACGGAGCCTTGAAGAATATAAATGTAGGGGGAATATCCAGTAATCCATTGGTAGATGACCAAGGGCCGCAAATTGATCTCTATTTAAATAATCTCGATTTTGTTTCAGGCGATGCAACTGGGGAAAATTCCAATTTATTAGCCTTCTTGTCGGATGAATCTGGAATTAATACCACCGGAGCAGGAATTGGCCACGACATTATAGCCTTTATCGATGGGGATATTAAAAATGCAATTACGCTCAACGAGTTCTACAAGGCTACTTTAGATACTTATAAAGAAGGTACGATATCCTACCCCTTAGAAGGGGTTTCGGAAGGAAGCCATACTCTAACATTAAGAGCCTGGGATAGTAACAATAATCCAGGGGAAGCCAAAATAAACTTCCTGGTTCGCAATTCATCTAAGCCATTTTTAGAAGAGCTCTTGGTTTATCCAAATCCGGCGGCCGATAGAGCTACTTTTGAGTTTACCCATAATCAAGGGGGATATGCCAGCGAAGCAACGCTAGAAGTTTTCGATTTAATGGGTAGAAGAGTAGCTGGAAAGATTTGGAAATTAGAACCTCAGGAAAAAGGTACGGCTACCTATACGTGGGAAATAAAAAGTAGCGGTTCCAACACAATAAATCCTGGAACCTACGTTTATCGAGTTACTTTAAATTCGGAGTCCGGTGAAACGGCGGTTAAAAGTTCAAAATTGTTGATTGTTCGATAA
- the porV gene encoding type IX secretion system outer membrane channel protein PorV: MRILSTAILFLLVLTSYGQNSQKQEEFRDAFNAITTAVPVLNIAPDSRSSAMGDVGVSTTPDVNSIHWNPAKLAFLNDDFGISLSYVPWLRTFVPDMNIAYLSAFKKIDKTSTLGASLRYFSMGNIVFTDQSANRTGEFTPNEFAFDVAYALKMSEYFSTGVSLRFIYSNLTGGNQSSGSDTKPGTAFAFDASLYYTSDEFQISDIDAKFRGGLNFSNIGNKITYNTGGARDKNFLPMNMRLGGGITLELDQYNDLTFNIETNKLLVPTPGGTLDTSSADVSVATAVFGSFSDAPGGTREELQEFNLGFGVEYNYDDKLAFRTGFFHEPQNKGNRQYITMGAGLAYSMLQFDLSYLIPTQQNSPFANSLRITISALIDKKSSEDETPPTLN, from the coding sequence ATGAGGATACTAAGTACGGCGATACTTTTTTTACTGGTATTAACATCCTACGGTCAAAATAGCCAAAAACAGGAAGAATTTAGAGACGCATTTAACGCAATAACTACCGCAGTTCCTGTATTAAATATAGCACCAGATTCTAGATCATCTGCAATGGGTGATGTAGGAGTTTCTACCACTCCAGATGTAAACTCAATTCACTGGAATCCTGCCAAACTGGCTTTTTTAAACGACGATTTCGGAATTTCTCTTTCCTACGTACCTTGGTTAAGAACCTTTGTGCCGGATATGAATATCGCGTATTTATCTGCATTTAAGAAGATAGATAAGACCAGTACACTAGGTGCCTCTTTGCGTTATTTCTCTATGGGAAATATTGTGTTTACGGATCAATCGGCTAATAGAACCGGAGAATTTACACCAAACGAGTTTGCTTTTGATGTGGCTTATGCTCTAAAAATGTCTGAGTATTTTTCTACGGGTGTGTCTTTAAGATTTATTTACAGTAACCTTACTGGAGGGAATCAGTCTTCAGGGTCTGATACCAAGCCGGGGACTGCATTTGCTTTTGATGCATCATTATACTATACCAGTGATGAGTTTCAGATTTCGGATATCGACGCTAAATTCCGTGGAGGTCTAAATTTCTCTAATATTGGTAATAAGATTACCTACAACACAGGAGGGGCAAGAGATAAAAACTTCCTGCCAATGAATATGAGACTTGGTGGAGGGATAACCTTGGAGCTGGACCAGTACAACGATCTTACTTTTAACATTGAAACCAATAAACTTTTAGTGCCTACACCTGGTGGAACACTAGATACTTCTTCTGCTGATGTGAGTGTGGCTACTGCTGTATTTGGATCGTTTAGTGATGCTCCGGGTGGAACAAGAGAAGAATTGCAAGAATTTAATTTAGGATTTGGAGTTGAATACAACTACGACGATAAATTAGCTTTCAGAACTGGATTTTTTCACGAGCCACAAAACAAAGGGAATAGACAATACATTACAATGGGGGCTGGTTTAGCTTACTCTATGTTACAGTTCGATTTGTCTTACCTGATTCCTACTCAGCAAAACTCACCATTTGCGAATTCTTTAAGAATTACCATTAGCGCTCTAATTGATAAGAAGTCTTCGGAGGATGAAACTCCACCTACACTGAATTAA
- the ispF gene encoding 2-C-methyl-D-erythritol 2,4-cyclodiphosphate synthase — protein sequence MDFRVGFGYDVHRLVYNRPCIIGGVEIPFFKGLLGHSDADVLLHAITDALLGALALGDIGTHFPDTDPKYKNADSAVLLKDAYVLVGEKGYELNNLDATVAAQYPKMKPYIPQIRERIASLLDVEMDRISIKATTTEGLGFVGKEEGIAAYANVSVISR from the coding sequence ATGGATTTTAGAGTTGGATTTGGATACGATGTACATAGATTGGTGTACAATCGGCCCTGTATAATTGGGGGAGTAGAAATTCCTTTTTTCAAAGGCCTATTGGGGCATTCTGATGCGGATGTGTTGCTTCATGCAATTACCGATGCATTGTTAGGTGCCCTGGCGTTAGGTGATATTGGAACCCATTTTCCTGATACGGATCCTAAATATAAAAATGCCGATTCTGCTGTGCTACTTAAGGACGCATACGTTTTGGTAGGGGAAAAAGGTTATGAGCTAAATAATCTAGATGCCACCGTGGCTGCACAGTATCCAAAAATGAAGCCTTATATCCCACAAATTAGGGAGAGAATAGCCTCACTCTTGGATGTTGAAATGGATAGAATTTCCATAAAGGCCACAACAACTGAAGGCTTGGGATTTGTTGGTAAGGAGGAAGGAATCGCAGCCTACGCCAATGTTTCTGTAATTTCTAGATAA
- the pdhA gene encoding pyruvate dehydrogenase (acetyl-transferring) E1 component subunit alpha: protein MAKKKSVVKEITIDTYKRWYKEMYLMRKFEEKVGQLYTMQKFGGFCHLYIGQEAILAGAVTAIEPTDRMITAYRDHAHPLVLGTDPKKVMAELFGKATGTSKGKGGSMHFFDKERNLFGGHGIVGGQIGLGAGIAFADKYRDEKHVTLCFMGDGATRQGILHETFNMAMTWKLPVIFIVENNNYAMGTSVERTSNVTELSKLGDAYDMPGFGVDGMSCEAVHQAIGEAADRARKGEGPTLLDIKTYRYKGHSMSDPQTYRTKEEVEKYKEQDPIGKVQNHLLKEKAMTEADIKAIQKEVKALVEECVKFAEESPEPDPSELFEDVYSEPDYPFVTR, encoded by the coding sequence ATGGCCAAGAAAAAATCTGTTGTAAAAGAAATCACCATTGATACTTACAAGCGTTGGTACAAAGAAATGTACCTTATGCGTAAGTTCGAGGAGAAGGTAGGGCAGTTATACACCATGCAAAAGTTTGGTGGATTCTGCCACTTATATATTGGTCAGGAGGCCATTTTAGCAGGTGCAGTAACTGCTATAGAACCTACTGACAGAATGATTACTGCGTATAGAGATCACGCGCATCCACTGGTTTTAGGAACAGATCCTAAAAAAGTAATGGCCGAGCTGTTTGGTAAGGCGACGGGAACCAGTAAAGGAAAAGGTGGTTCTATGCACTTCTTCGATAAGGAGAGAAACCTGTTTGGTGGGCATGGAATCGTAGGTGGTCAAATAGGTTTAGGTGCTGGAATTGCATTTGCCGATAAATACCGCGACGAAAAGCATGTAACCCTATGTTTTATGGGGGACGGAGCAACACGTCAGGGTATTTTGCACGAGACCTTTAACATGGCCATGACCTGGAAGTTGCCAGTAATTTTCATTGTAGAGAATAACAACTATGCAATGGGAACTTCTGTGGAGCGAACTTCTAACGTTACCGAGCTTTCTAAGCTAGGTGATGCCTACGATATGCCTGGTTTTGGGGTAGATGGTATGAGTTGTGAAGCGGTTCACCAAGCCATTGGAGAGGCTGCGGATAGAGCAAGAAAAGGAGAGGGACCAACCCTTTTAGATATCAAAACTTACCGATATAAAGGACACTCAATGTCCGATCCTCAAACGTACAGAACCAAAGAAGAGGTTGAGAAGTACAAAGAGCAAGATCCAATCGGAAAAGTGCAAAACCACTTGTTAAAAGAAAAGGCAATGACCGAGGCTGATATAAAGGCCATTCAAAAGGAGGTTAAGGCTTTGGTAGAGGAGTGCGTTAAATTCGCGGAGGAGTCTCCAGAACCAGATCCAAGCGAATTATTCGAAGATGTATATAGCGAACCAGATTATCCATTTGTAACGAGATAA
- a CDS encoding pyruvate dehydrogenase complex dihydrolipoamide acetyltransferase, with protein MAEIVRMPKLSDTMTEGVVAEWHKKVGDEVEAGDLLAEIETDKATMEFESFQDGVLLHIGVEKGGSAPVDSILAILGEKGEDIEALLKEEGSSEEKPTEPKKEEPKAEKEAPKEAPKKEAAPAPAASQSQSSDTADGGRIKASPLAKKLADDKGIDIQQVKGSGEGGRIVKRDIENFKPSAASSAASFATSGPEYTEEAVSQMRKTIARRLAESKFSAPHFYLNIDIDMDAAIEARKAINESIEGKVSFNDMVIKAVSIALTKNPAVNSSWLEDKIRYNNVVNIGVAVAVPDGLLVPVIRNANFKSLTQINGEVKEYAQKAKDKKLQPSDWEGNTFTISNLGMFGIEDFTAIINPPDSCILAVGAIRQEPVVKNGAVVPGNRMKVTLSCDHRVVDGATGAQFLQDLKTLLENPVRMLA; from the coding sequence ATGGCTGAAATAGTTAGAATGCCCAAGCTAAGCGACACCATGACTGAAGGTGTGGTAGCAGAATGGCACAAAAAAGTAGGAGATGAAGTTGAAGCAGGTGATTTACTTGCTGAAATTGAAACGGATAAAGCAACAATGGAATTCGAATCCTTCCAAGATGGAGTTTTACTTCATATTGGAGTGGAAAAGGGAGGTTCGGCTCCTGTAGATTCTATCCTAGCCATTCTTGGAGAAAAAGGCGAAGATATCGAGGCGCTTCTTAAAGAGGAAGGGTCGTCGGAAGAAAAACCTACTGAGCCTAAGAAAGAGGAGCCAAAAGCAGAAAAGGAAGCCCCTAAAGAGGCTCCTAAAAAAGAGGCAGCTCCAGCTCCTGCCGCAAGTCAGAGTCAATCTAGTGATACTGCGGATGGTGGTAGAATTAAGGCTAGCCCGTTAGCTAAAAAACTAGCTGATGACAAAGGAATAGATATTCAGCAGGTTAAAGGTTCTGGTGAAGGTGGAAGAATCGTAAAACGCGATATTGAAAACTTTAAACCATCAGCTGCAAGCAGCGCGGCATCTTTTGCTACTTCTGGTCCAGAATATACCGAGGAGGCAGTTTCTCAAATGAGAAAAACTATTGCTAGAAGATTAGCCGAATCTAAGTTCTCTGCACCGCATTTCTACCTTAATATCGATATAGATATGGATGCCGCTATTGAGGCTAGAAAAGCAATCAATGAGTCTATAGAAGGTAAGGTGTCTTTTAACGATATGGTTATTAAAGCTGTATCCATTGCTCTTACTAAAAACCCAGCGGTTAACAGTAGCTGGCTAGAAGATAAAATTAGATACAACAACGTTGTAAATATTGGGGTTGCCGTTGCAGTACCAGATGGACTTTTAGTTCCCGTAATTCGCAATGCAAACTTTAAGTCGTTAACCCAAATCAATGGCGAGGTTAAGGAGTATGCTCAAAAGGCAAAAGATAAAAAGCTTCAACCGTCAGATTGGGAAGGAAACACCTTTACCATTTCTAACCTAGGAATGTTTGGTATCGAGGATTTCACGGCCATTATCAATCCACCAGATTCTTGTATCCTAGCCGTTGGTGCTATTCGTCAAGAACCTGTTGTAAAGAATGGTGCAGTGGTTCCTGGAAACAGAATGAAGGTAACCTTGTCTTGCGACCACCGCGTGGTGGATGGAGCAACTGGTGCTCAATTCCTGCAAGATTTGAAAACTCTGTTAGAAAACCCTGTTAGGATGTTGGCTTAA
- the recG gene encoding ATP-dependent DNA helicase RecG: MLNLDTDITYLKGLGPERASTLKKELELFSARQLFAHFPFRYIDRSAIVSIGDIHSEDAFIQVKGRLGQVKEIGAGRKKRLEALLTDDSGVCKLIWFKGLKWVKPSLITGKNFVVFGKPQRFGATYSFAHPEITPEEKFQVSVQAFEPVYSSTELLGKKGLHSKGIHKIIKQNLPEFLNQYLENLPSELIHKYKLLSRAEAMRGIHLPRNMNEVKAAKRRLKFEELFLLQTFLLYKKLITLNHNKGAVFSEVGNYFNRFYKEVLPFELTNAQKRVLKEIRVHTRDGKQMNRLVQGDVGSGKTIVALMAMLLGIDNGTQACLMAPTEILARQHFLGIQKLVEPLGLGVALLTGAVKGAERKKILADTKSGELKILIGTHALIEDKVSFGNLGIAVIDEQHRFGVAQRAKLWAKNNPSPHVLVMTATPIPRTLAMTLYSDLEISVIDELPPGRKPIKTLHKRDSHREWVFGFMEQEIKKGRQVYVVYPLIEESESMDYKDLMDGYESITRRFQPPAYQISIVHGKMKPEDKEWEMQRFKTGITQILVATTVIEVGVDVPNASVMVIESAERFGLAQLHQLRGRVGRGAEQSFCILMSSNKLSANSKKRLSTMVETQDGFKIAEVDLELRGSGEIMGTRQSGDSDLKLADLVYDANMLAVAREEAKNIVEFDPNLEMKENQALKMELKRRYADKLIWSKIS, encoded by the coding sequence GTGCTTAATCTAGATACCGATATTACCTATTTAAAGGGACTTGGACCAGAACGTGCTTCTACCTTAAAGAAGGAATTGGAGTTGTTTTCGGCCCGGCAGTTATTTGCTCATTTTCCTTTTCGTTACATAGATAGGTCGGCCATTGTATCCATTGGTGATATCCATAGCGAAGATGCTTTTATCCAAGTAAAGGGAAGACTTGGACAAGTAAAAGAAATAGGAGCAGGGCGTAAAAAAAGACTTGAAGCCTTATTAACCGATGATTCTGGGGTATGTAAGTTGATTTGGTTTAAAGGCCTAAAATGGGTAAAACCATCCCTGATTACAGGTAAAAATTTTGTGGTATTCGGAAAGCCTCAACGTTTTGGAGCCACTTACAGCTTTGCTCATCCAGAAATTACACCCGAAGAAAAATTTCAAGTTAGTGTTCAAGCTTTTGAACCCGTTTATTCCTCCACAGAATTATTGGGTAAAAAAGGATTGCATTCAAAGGGAATCCATAAAATAATAAAGCAAAATCTCCCTGAGTTTCTAAATCAGTACCTCGAGAATCTACCCTCAGAATTAATTCATAAGTATAAATTACTTTCTAGGGCCGAAGCTATGCGCGGTATTCATTTGCCTCGAAATATGAATGAGGTAAAGGCCGCAAAAAGGCGATTGAAATTTGAGGAGCTTTTCCTACTCCAAACTTTCTTGCTTTACAAAAAGCTAATAACGCTAAACCACAATAAGGGGGCTGTATTTTCAGAGGTAGGAAACTATTTTAATCGCTTCTACAAGGAGGTTCTACCCTTTGAGCTTACCAATGCACAAAAGCGTGTTTTAAAGGAAATTAGGGTTCATACGCGCGACGGTAAGCAAATGAACAGACTGGTGCAGGGTGACGTAGGGAGTGGTAAAACTATAGTCGCGTTGATGGCGATGCTTTTGGGTATCGATAATGGAACTCAAGCTTGTTTGATGGCCCCAACAGAAATTTTAGCTAGACAGCACTTTTTGGGTATACAAAAGCTGGTAGAACCGCTAGGGTTGGGGGTGGCACTTTTAACCGGAGCGGTGAAAGGGGCCGAACGAAAGAAAATCCTTGCAGATACAAAGTCGGGGGAATTAAAAATATTGATAGGTACCCATGCGTTGATAGAAGATAAAGTGTCTTTTGGAAACCTTGGTATAGCGGTAATTGATGAGCAGCACCGATTTGGCGTTGCGCAACGGGCTAAGTTGTGGGCAAAAAATAACCCCTCGCCACATGTTTTAGTCATGACTGCCACCCCTATCCCAAGAACCCTGGCGATGACCCTTTATTCAGATTTGGAAATATCGGTTATCGATGAGCTCCCTCCAGGAAGAAAACCGATAAAAACACTCCATAAACGAGATTCGCATAGAGAATGGGTTTTTGGTTTTATGGAGCAAGAAATAAAAAAAGGACGCCAGGTTTACGTTGTTTATCCACTGATAGAAGAGTCTGAGAGTATGGATTACAAAGACTTGATGGATGGATATGAAAGCATTACTCGAAGATTTCAGCCTCCAGCATATCAGATTTCCATTGTCCATGGTAAGATGAAACCGGAGGATAAGGAATGGGAAATGCAGCGCTTTAAAACAGGAATTACTCAAATTTTAGTAGCTACCACAGTAATTGAGGTGGGAGTGGATGTTCCAAATGCCTCTGTAATGGTGATAGAAAGTGCAGAACGATTTGGTTTAGCGCAATTGCACCAGTTACGAGGTAGGGTTGGAAGAGGTGCAGAACAATCGTTTTGCATTTTAATGAGCTCAAATAAATTGTCTGCCAACTCTAAAAAAAGGCTTTCAACGATGGTGGAAACCCAGGATGGCTTTAAAATTGCAGAGGTAGACTTGGAATTAAGAGGGTCGGGGGAAATAATGGGTACGCGACAAAGTGGAGACTCTGATCTTAAATTGGCCGATTTGGTATACGATGCAAACATGTTAGCTGTTGCAAGAGAAGAGGCCAAAAATATTGTTGAATTTGACCCCAACTTAGAAATGAAAGAAAACCAAGCGTTGAAAATGGAATTGAAAAGGCGTTATGCAGATAAGTTGATCTGGAGCAAGATATCCTAA